A region of Rhinoraja longicauda isolate Sanriku21f chromosome 31, sRhiLon1.1, whole genome shotgun sequence DNA encodes the following proteins:
- the LOC144608350 gene encoding ganglioside GM2 activator-like, with protein MTNTFQTKFSAIKVIFAILCCLGCGSTTSHVDNGNTIYVQLPNAERRSLATFSWANCGSEKEPAVLEALSIQPDPIVLPGDLQASATGSTSVILTTPLTGNLTLYKEVIGMWERIPCIDDIGSCVYNDVCELLNMLIPPGQTCPEPLLTYGLPCHCPFHAGKYSLPKTNFNIPYVQFPYWMANGNYKAVVILTSNEEQLACVKLAFSLKSE; from the exons ATGACGAAC ACCTTTCAGACAAAATTCAGTGCAATTAAAGTTATTTTTGCAATCCTCTGTTGTTTGGGATGTGGCTCTACAACATCTCACGTGGACAATGGAAATACAATCTATGTTCAGTTGCCGAATGCTGAGCGTCGCTCGCtg GCCACATTTTCCTGGGCCAACTGTGGGAGTGAGAAAGAGCCTGCTGTCCTTGAGGCTCTTTCAATTCAACCTGATCCGATCGTGCTTCCTGGGGACCTTCAGGCCAGTGCAACAGGTTCCACCAGCGTTATTCTTACAACACCTTTAACG GGTAATTTAACGTTGTACAAGGAAGTAATAGgaatgtgggagagaattccatgtATTGATGATATCGGAAGCTGCGTCTACAACGATGTCTGTGAACTGCTGAACATGCTGATCCCACCCGGACAGACCTGCCCTGAACCACTGCTCACATACGGCCTTCCATGTCACTGTCCCTTTCACGCG GGTAAGTACTCTCTGCCAAAGACCAACTTCAACATCCCTTATGTTCAGTTTCCGTACTGGATGGCCAATGGGAACTACAAGGCTGTGGTAATCCTGACAAGCAACGAAGAGCAGCTGGCGTGTGTCAAACTCGCCTTCTCTCTGAAGAGTGAATGA